One window of the Puntigrus tetrazona isolate hp1 chromosome 13, ASM1883169v1, whole genome shotgun sequence genome contains the following:
- the zfyve26 gene encoding zinc finger FYVE domain-containing protein 26 isoform X4, which yields MHPFGREEETSRRELFGFFTRCLARGEWEVAAACVGQLSHASGDDPHGPHNIIKAIVTNPYRLRWETVGSPHRLAWYWLQVVEKQTKIKVSGPVKRELEFMLLLEELGDVSLSVLKELHEAFLYSEEVKGKIPVEPTPPLSAAVVSCLRSLLTCQQPRLCHSLISFLQNSGHSRNHALQDVFIQHLTERVNVPVDERNEKWVEEVCSALALAPWGPERSNAHLETLWKGLWSAREGPMTEERILGCLLRPRGQTLLMSYSSTALRLLKEKLLRESPHTQDDLPDLEKVMLGLCCHGDKRLVWKTIYFECLSTGKHFLEQVLLTGLDLIKREEFAKLETLLQSEFQPLSRLFLLLGWMHCQSLDSAKTLLRVLHYQQPQTNDSVLSELACTLSSQLGVLEWCDQNNPGISHDSLLSHLHMLDHHSALYVLHSLTPLAKYEEHRVLELLQRTGDPSLVDSPSSSVQRNITLFRGFCAMKYALYAICVNAHMHTGCLDCEPLHQLQTEAGQGEEPTEGCSDLFQHCLSECQLYLEAVPALFRLELLENIFSLLFLSDSDFSPQSDQISTGTETQPDTNVEKMKLNSAEKEVEMMEELKEEIQSRDSDQMNPELGHLTSGCRGFLVDLSVMEGILRLVKEGLEGVCGVGQEDGRALAADTELAESLGCSVTAETFSSRLQRLSKYTAEAQWRLQIVTSNQGNGNDGLYLPSPLPSPALPLKRQGSGSSNSGVRRKRRNHRHRSERHASSERQNGEVSTSTSDGGVCAGAVCHGSEVCPCGGPHSWLVPAMLSPPESLLIACIRKGNYIEAQQVIAMYGLESSECAGELVFMDRYREVLAELGQVEQKIESQSLPSSTSSSEGLITLGVAPAVRARMGSSSRLTLKSIGSAAAAGMAFYSISDVAERLLSTSSRPIPCLEDNYWLSQRSVDSPDLVQPLLEELSPAAMAAFDLSCCQCTLWKTSRQLLETAERRLSSFLEARGMRVDPKVPHTSGIRGFPSVLQQISKILNRTSTSKGTNCNGEENAVYSPFGCSAQEVLLSCHSTLTEESIASRLNLNQRLEVTFQTLTSATNTSVDGLMGSSLLTALTEQAGLKQSELDSHPVRTAMKQLLQYLDQLCPFEPDSAPGRPDYIRNFLDYVNVLASVLVRSLWSEDQSTEVKLGNPLLLLLQSPTQLLSLLLFDRQVSPDRVLSLLQQERLRLSVQQVVVQRCCEALPLWDSRSATFSQGQPRIAGLSSGVFCPASIASILQQYAQECAPSLDLSDPATTSEPSSESEVSVEEISATSTNLSTSPPSPSSCPPSSFLLTPSALSFLKSRSPLVAALACLSASRGGVTRAASSGWSGYFRGSGRKEVVLDGDQISKEGELLLKNFPILRMYLRTMAEPVLGVSLEEDEGLGAALCGKPVVGMLFSGLQSNVGQAMAAEAFQQALNMGDLNRALELLELYAQPCSQEGALRDKLLACTALQECSSAEQLFRVRDWELRGRVVLQGLDRWPLQQCLELLEFCLSDQSTQDPLREQLQQRKHELDMYQQMLSLQPPLPWETWQELREESTKNPESVFSLMLEAREFELCTQWVHLYSVSDQSRMQLQTEHLLYLLEQNHTEDAFQLLEALSDSVGLEVSERALDRRPGLAACHFLSDYLTLHFQSQMTPARRRHINALHLGSKVLLTLPEASRQDYFSLLSDPLLMLEQLLMNLKVDWATVAISTLRSLLPTQDAGITNQHIDALLADYARKALDFPYAPREWSRSDSVISLQDAFLQCPALESGSSSPSHTPPPSAGSTPMHTPSSERRPSAKRIRQLATPFTPPEKTPDRKDWIPDHKQHICMVCQRERFTMFNRRHHCRRCGRLVCHSCSSRKMVVEGSEESVRVCDQCYNFFHVDSDEELEQGEVAGSPASVDGVLNGVLSLPEVPRKQYRLSPNPAENQQLKNEFYYEQAPSASLCVAILTLHSDHAACGQQLIVQCRSLSRKLTNPEVDARLLTDVMRQLLFSAKLMFVNAGCTHEPALCDSYISKVDVLKILVTANYKYIPSLDDIQEMTAVTRLRNQLLEAEHYQLAVEVSTKSGLDPSGVWQAWGMASLKAGNLSGAREKFARCLKAPVDRNQLNHGVRLLQEIVQHLESTVKPTINTTVDEDILASLRELEEALSDSAPLDGAEGRVQRCGYYQECLFYLLTYGTHLSLISFYLRHDCLRDALTHIQNKECSEDVFQEGIFQPCLERGRLGALQGLLETLDPTLETWGRYLLSACQLLQRRGHYHSLYQLQQFMMDHIRAAMTCIRFFSHGAQSYLQLGEQQRWLIRAKEHLRTYLQEQQSRRKSHSSSFRKKMSSADVSRHIHTIELQLEVTRFLHRCESSPSRTAVGSALTGNSAPPTLFGNSPMKVDVACKVMLGGKNIEEGFGIAYRVIQDFQLEALAVYIRVGQRLVRQRQYSSVRQLLKCVGESGTASKHDCDAIVLSCVSVADKSPADAKELEGLILESKSPENKIKAYLQCSKLRAAYLQAVKLELVKAAPFVQDVMRAAESSGDSVMHDICRQWLSEHQERASRQRQGNN from the exons ATGCATCCGTTTGGCCGCGAAGAAGAGACCTCCAGACGCGAGCTCTTCGGATTCTTCACGCGGTGTTTGGCGCGCGGTGAGTGGGAGGTCGCTGCTGCCTGCGTGGGTCAGCTCAGCCATGCGAGCGGAGATGATCCCCACGGCCCGCACAACATCATTAAAGCCATCGTTACCAACCCATACCGGCTCAG GTGGGAAACAGTGGGAAGCCCTCACAGACTGGCCTGGTATTGGCTTCAAGTTGTGGAAAAACAGACTAAAATAAAG GTGAGCGGGCCTGTCAAGAGGGAGCTGGAGTTCATGTTGCTTCTAGAAGAACTTGGAGACGTGTCATTGTCTGTGCTTAAG GAGCTGCATGAAGCCTTCCTGTACTCTGAGGAAGTAAAGGGAAAGATTCCAGTTGAACCCACCCCTCCACTGAGTGCTGCTGTTGTCTCCTGCCTCCGTTCTCTTTTAACCTGCCAGCAGCCCCGGCTCTGCCACTCTCTCATCAGCTTCCTTCAGAACTCAGGCCACTCCAGAAACCACGCCTTACAGGACGTCTTCATCCAGCACCTCACTGAAAGAGTGAACGTACCTGTGGACGAGAGGAATGAGAAATGGGTGGAGGAGGTGTGTTCAGCGCTGGCTTTAGCACCATGGGGGCCAGAGAGGTCAAATGCTCACCTAGAGACCCTGTGGAAGGGTTTGTGGTCGGCTAGAGAAGGGCCCATGACAGAGGAGAGAATTCTGGGATGTCTGCTGAGGCCGCGGGGCCAGACTCTTTTGATGTCGTACAGCTCCACAGCACTCAGACTGCTCAAAGAGAAACTGCTGAGAGAGTCTCCACATACACAGG ATGACTTGCCTGATCTGGAAAAGGTCATGCTTGGATTGTGCTGTCACGGTGACAAGCGTTTGGTGTGGAAAACCATTTACTTTGAGTGTTTAAGCACTGGAAAGCACTTTCTCGAGCAGGTTTTG CTTACTGGTTTAGATCTCATAAAGCGGGAGGAGTTTGCCAAACTGGAAACACTATTGCAGTCTGAGTTTCAGCCTTTGTCTCGCCTTTTCTTGTTGTTGGGCTGGATGCATTGTCAAAGTCTGGATTCTGCCAAAACCCTTTTAAGAGTCCTACATTATCAACAG cCCCAGACAAATGATTCAGTATTGAGTGAGTTAGCTTGCACTCTGTCCTCTCAACTTGGTGTGCTGGAATGGTGTGACCAGAACAACCC AGGGATATCCCATGATTCCTTGCTGAGTCACTTACACATGCTGGACCATCACTCTGCCCTGTACGTGCTGCACTCCCTGACGCCCCTTGCCAAATACGAGGAGCACAGAGTTCTGGAACTGCTGCAAAGAACTG GAGATCCTTCATTAGTGGATTCACCCAGCAGCTCTGTCCAGCGGAACATCACTCTGTTTCGAGGCTTCTGTGCCATGAAGTATGCCCTCTATGCCATCTGTGTGAATGCGCACATGCACACCGGCTGCCTGGACTGTGAGCCACTGCATCAACTGCAGACAGAGGCGGGTCAGGGGGAGGAGCCAACCGAAG GGTGCTCTGATCTATTCCAGCACTGTCTATCAGAATGTCAGCTGTACCTGGAAGCTGTTCCAGCATTATTCCGTTTGGAACTCTTGGAGAACATTTTCTCCCTCCTCTTCCTTTCTGACTCTGACTTTAGCCCACAATCAGATCAGATCAGCACTGGCACAGAAACCCAACCGGACACAAATGtagagaaaatgaaattaaacagtGCTGAAAAAGAAGTTGAAATGATGGAGGAATTGAAAGAAGAGATCCAAAGTAGAGATTCTGATCAGATGAACCCTGAGCTGGGCCACCTGACATCAGGGTGTCGGGGGTTTCTTGTTGATTTGAGTGTAATGGAAGGAATTCTGCGGCTGGTGAAGGAGGGCTTGGAGGGTGTGTGTGGAGTTGGGCAGGAGGATGGCAGGGCACTTGCGGCCGATACAGAGTTGGCAGAGAGTCTAGGATGTTCTGTTACAGCGGAAACATTCAGCTCCAGGTTACAGAGGTTGTCGAAATACACTGCAGAAGCACAGTGGAGATTGCAGATTGTTACTAGTAACCAAGGCAATGGGAATG atGGCTTGTACCTCCCATCTCCACTCCCCAGTCCAGCACTTCCTCTGAAACGCCAGGGCAGTGGCAGCAGCAACTCAGGTGTTCGGAGGAAGAGAAGAAACCATCGGCACCGCTCTGAACGTCACGCCTCATCTGAACGACAGAACGGGGAGGTCAGCACCAGCACCTCAG ATGGTGGAGTGTGTGCTGGGGCTGTTTGCCACGGTAGTGAAGTGTGTCCGTGTGGTGGACCCCACAGCTGGCTGGTTCCTGCAATGCTTTCCCCGCCTGAGTCTCTCCTCATCGCCTGCATACGCAAAGGCAACTACATAGAGGCCCAGCAG GTTATTGCGATGTATGGCTTGGAGAGCTCTGAGTGTGCAGGTGAACTGGTCTTTATGGACCGGTACCGGGAGGTCCTGGCTGAACTGGGTCAAGTGGAGCAGAAGATAGAGAGTCAGTCACTTCCTTCATCAACCTCATCTTCGGAGGGTCTGATCACATTGGGTGTTGCTCCAGCGGTTAGGGCCAGAAtgggcagcagcagcagattaACACTTAAAAGCATTGGGAGCGCCGCAGCTGCAG gtatggCCTTTTATTCTATCTCTGATGTGGCTGAACGTTTACTCAGTACCTCAAGCCGGCCGATACCTTGTCTAGAGGACAATTACTGGCTCTCTCAGCGCTCTGTAGACTCCCCAGACCTTGTGCAACCTCTGCTGGAAGAGTTGAGCCCTGCAGCTATGGCAGCCTTTGACCTCTCCTGCTGTCAGTGCACACTGTGGAAAACTTCAAGGCAACTGCTTGAGACTGCTGAAAGAAGACTCAGCAGCTTTTTGGAAGCAAGAG GTATGCGAGTAGATCCAAAGGTTCCTCACACCAGCGGTATTAGAGGCTTCCCCTCAGTTCTCCAACAAATCAGCAAGATCCTTAATAGAACCTCCACCAGCAAAGGAACAA ACTGTAATGGAGAGGAGAATGCTGTCTACAGCCCCTTTGGCTGTAGTGCCCAGGAAGTGTTGCTGTCTTGTCATTCAACATTAACAGAAGAGAGTATTGCCTCCCGTCTAAACCTGAATCAGCGCCTAGAGGTCACATTTCAAACCCTGACCTCTGCCACCAACACCTCAG TAGATGGTCTGATGGGAAGCTCTCTCCTGACAGCGCTGACTGAACAGGCTGGTCTTAAGCAGTCTGAACTCGATTCCCACCCTGTGCGAACTGCTATGAAACAGCTCCTACAATATTTAGACCAGCTCTGCCCGTTTGAGCCTGACAGTGCCCCTGGCAGGCCAGATTACATACGCAATTTCCTTGATTATGTCAATGTGTTGGCTTCAGTACTGGTGCGCAGTCTATGGTCAGAAG ATCAGTCCACAGAAGTGAAACTCGGAAATCCTCTATTACTGTTGCTTCAGTCACCGACCCAGCTTCTCTCGCTCCTACTGTTTGACAGACAGGTGTCACCTGACAG GGTTCTTTCTCTCCTGCAGCAGGAGCGGTTGCGCTTGAGTGTGCAACAGGTTGTAGTTCAGCGCTGCTGTGAAGCTCTCCCTCTCTGGGATTCTAGGTCTGCAACCTTTTCTCAGGGGCAACCGAGGATTGCAGGGCTCAGCAGTGGGGTGTTCTGCCCAGCCAGCATTGCCTCAATTCTCCAGCAGTACGCTCAGGAGTGCGCCCCGTCCCTTGACCTCTCTGACCCTGCCACAACCTCTGAGCCCAGTTCTGAGTCTGAGGTCTCTGTAGAGGAAATTTCTGCTACATCCACCAATCTCTCCACCTCTCCACCTTCCCCATCTTCATGCCCcccttcttcttttcttctcacTCCATCTGCACTCTCTTTCCTGAAGTCTCGTTCACCCCTCGTTGCCGCCCTGGCTTGCCTCAGTGCCAGTCGGGGTGGTGTGACCCGAGCAGCCTCCTCTGGCTGGTCAGGCTATTTCCGTGGATCTGGACGTAAAGAAGTGGTTTTGGATGGAGACCAGATCTCAAAGGAAGGGGAATTGCTGCTTAAAAACTTCCCTATCCTGAGAATGTACTTACGGACCATGGCTGAGCCAGTTTTAGGGGTCTCATTGGAAGAAGATGAGGGTCTTGGGGCAGCTCTCTGTGGGAAGCCTGTGGTGGGAATGTTGTTTTCTGGCTTGCAGAGTAATGTGGGACAAGCAATGGCTGCCGAGGCTTTTCAGCAAGCACTAAACATGGGTGATCTGAACAGAGCCCTAGAGCTCCTAGAGCTGTATGCACAACCCTGCAGTCAGGAGGGGGCACTCCGGGACAAACTACTGGCATGTACTGCACTTCAGG AATGCAGCAGTGCGGAGCAGTTGTTTCGCGTAAGGGACTGGGAGCTGCGTGGACGTGTGGTTCTGCAGGGCTTGGACCGCTGGCCTTTACAACAGTGTTTAGAGCTGCTGGAATTCTGTCTCAGTGACCAAAGCACTCAGGATCCACTCCGAGAGCAGCTTCAGCAGAGAAAACATGAGCTGGACATGTACCAGCAG atGCTGAGTTTGCAGCCACCATTGCCATGGGAGACGTGGCAGGAGTTGAGGGAGGAGTCTACAAAGAATCCTGAATCCGTATTCAGTCTAATGCTGGAGGCCAGG GAGTTTGAGTTGTGTACCCAGTGGGTGCATCTGTATTCAGTTTCTGATCAGTCTCGAATGCAGCTGCAGACTGAACACCTGCTATACCTCCTAGAACAGAATCACACAGAAGATGCTTTccag CTCTTGGAGGCTCTCTCTGATTCAGTGGGTTTGGAGGTAAGTGAGCGAGCCCTGGATCGAAGACCTGGACTAGCTGCTTGCCACTTCCTTTCAGACTACCTCACCCTGCACTTCCAGAGTCAGATGACCCCAGCTCGAAGGCGTCACATCAATGCCCTTCACCTTGGCTCCAAG GTTCTGCTCACTTTGCCGGAAGCATCTCGTCAGGACTATTTTTCCTTGCTGTCTGATCCGCTTCTCATGCTAGAACAGCTGCTGATGAATCTTAAAGTTGACTGGGCTACTGTTGCCATAAGCACTCTACGGAGCCTTCTGCCAACTCAGGACGCCGGCATCACTAACCAACACATTGACGCTCTTCTGGCAGATTACGCCCGGAAGGCTCTTGATTTTCCTTATGCACCCAGAGAGTGGTCACGTTCTG ACTCTGTCATTAGTCTGCAGGATGCATTTCTGCAGTGTCCAGCCCTGGAGAGTGGCTCCTCTTCTCCAAGCCACACCCCTCCGCCATCAGCAG GCAGCACACCCATGCATACACCCTCTAGTGAGAGACGCCCCAGTGCAAAGAGGATCCGGCAGCTGGCCACACCTTTCACCCCTCCGGAGAAAACCCCTGACCGCAAGGACTGGATCCCAGACCACAAACAGCACATCTGTATGGTCTGCCAGAGGGAGAGATTCACCATG TTCAACAGACGGCACCACTGCAGACGCTGTGGCAGGCTGGTGTGTCattcctgctccagcaggaagATGGTTGTAGAGGGCTCTGAAGAGTCTGTCAGAGTTTGTGACCAGTGTTACAACTTCTTCCACGTGGA TTCAGATGAGGAGCTTGAACAGGGAGAAG TAGCTGGCAGCCCTGCATCTGTTGATGGAGTCCTAAATGGGGTTCTCAGTCTGCCTGAGGTTCCACGAAAGCAGTACCGCCTGAGTCCAAACCCAGCAGAGAACCAGCAGCTGAAGAACGAGTTCTACTATGAACAG GCACCCAGCGCATCCCTGTGTGTCGCTATACTGACGCTACACAGTGATCACGCAGCCTGCGGGCAGCAGCTGATTGTCCAGTGCCGCTCACTCTCCCGCAAACTGACCAATCCTGAAGTGGATGCACGTCTGTTGACAGATGTGATGCGTCAGCTGCTGTTCAGTGCCAAACTCATGTTTGTAAACGCAGGATGCACCCATGAGCCGGCACTCTGTGACAG CTACATCAGTAAGGTGGATGTGCTGAAGATCTTAGTCACTGCAAACTACAAATACATTCCATCTCTAGACGATATTCAGGAAATGACTGCAGTGACACGTCTGCGAAACCAGCTTTTGGAGGCTGAACACTACCAGCTAGCTGTGGAG GTGTCGACTAAGAGTGGGTTAGACCCGAGCGGAGTTTGGCAGGCCTGGGGTATGGCGTCTTTAAAGGCTGGGAATCTGAGCGGGGCCAGGGAGAAGTTTGCCCGCTGTCTAAAAGCACCAGTAGATCGGAACCAGCTAAACCATGGAGTGAGACTTCTGCAGGAGATCGTTCAGCACCTCGAGTCCACAGTCAAACCTACTATCAACACG acTGTGGATGAGGACATCCTGGCCTCCTTGCGTGAACTGGAGGAGGCTCTCTCTGATTCTGCTCCTCTAGATGGAGCAGAGGGCAGAGTTCAGCGGTGCGGCTATTATCAGGAGTGTCTGTTTTACCTTCTTACTTATGGCACACATCTAAGCCTCATCAGCTTTTACCTGCGCCATGACTGTCTGAGAGATGCGCTCACCCACATACAGAACAAG GAGTGTTCAGAGGATGTGTTTCAGGAGGGCATCTTTCAGCCTTGTCTTGAGCGTGGACGGTTGGGGGCTCTGCAGGGTCTGTTGGAAACTCTGGACCCCACACTAGAGACCTGGGGCCGTTACCTTCTTTCAGCCTGTCAGTTACTCCAGCGCAGGGGACACTACCACTCTCTGTACCAACTTCAGCAGTTCATGATG GATCACATTCGTGCTGCTATGACCTGTATCCGCTTCTTTTCTCACGGTGCTCAGTCATATCTGCAGCTGGGAGAACAACAGCGCTGGCTGATCCGAGCCAAAGAGCACCTGAGAACGTACCTGCAGGAACAACAGAGCCGCAGGAAATCACACAGCTCCtctttcaggaaaaaaatgaGCTCCGCTGATGTCTCCAG acacatacacacaattgAGCTGCAGTTGGAAGTGACACGCTTCTTACATCGCTGTGAAAGCTCACCATCCAGGACAGCTGTAGGCTCTGCCCTCACTGGGAACAGTGCTCCACCCACTCTGTTTGGAAACAGCCCCATGAAGGTGGATGTGGCCTGCAAG GTGATGCTGGGAGGCAAGAACATCGAGGAAGGTTTTGGCATTGCATATCGAGTTATACAG GACTTCCAGCTTGAGGCCCTGGCAGTGTACATACGGGTCGGACAGCGCCTTGTCCGGCAGCGTCAGTACTCATCTGTGCGGCAGCTTCTGAAGTGTGTAGGGGAGTCCGGGACAGCATCTAAACATGACTGTGACGCTATTGTGCTCAGCTGTGTTTCAGTGGCTGATAAGAGTCCAGCTGAT GCTAAAGAACTAGAGGGCCTGATTCTGGAATCTAAGAGTCCAGAAAACAAG ATAAAGGCATATCTTCAGTGCAGTAAGCTGCGGGCAGCGTATCTCCAGGCTGTGAAGCTTGAGCTTGTGAAGGCTGCACCATTTGTACAGGATGTGATGCGGGCCGCTGAGAGCTCTGGTGACTCTGTAATGCACGACATCTGCCGCCAGTGGCTCTCAGAGCATCAGGAACGAGCGTCACGGCAACGACAAGGCAATAACTGA